The following coding sequences lie in one Spinacia oleracea cultivar Varoflay chromosome 1, BTI_SOV_V1, whole genome shotgun sequence genomic window:
- the LOC110780947 gene encoding protein argonaute 4-like has protein sequence MDASEKKQIRVPMSRPGHGTKGQKIRLCTNHFDVKIANTDGYFFHYSVALYYEDGKPVEMKGVGRKVMDKVKETYSAEIGGKEFAYDGEKTLFTVGSLPRNKLEFSIVLDKVSSQRTDGKSSPAGEGSPNENEKKRRKRVSTFKVEISYATKIPIKAISDALRGKHSEEFLNAVRVLDIVLRQHAAYQRARCLMKVGLLSSPL, from the exons ATGGATGCATCTGAAAAAAAGCAGATACGAGTTCCTATGTCAAGGCCTGGCCACGGAACAAAAGGACAGAAGATTCGACTATGTACTAATCACTTTGATGTCAAGATTGCCAATACTGATGGTTACTTCTTCCATTATTCT GTTGCCCTTTATTATGAAGATGGAAAACCTGTTGAAATGAAAGGTGTAGGAAGGAAAGTAATGGACAAGGTCAAAGAAACTTACAGCGCTGAGATTGGTGGCAAGGAATTCGCCTATGATGGTGAGAAGACCTTGTTTACTGTCGGTTCCCTTCCTAGAAACAAGTTGGAATTTAGTATTGTGCTCGACAAGGTCTCATCTCAAAG GACTGATGGTAAGAGCAGCCCTGCAGGCGAGGGAAGTCCAAATGAGAATGAAAAAAAGAGAAGAAAGCGTGTGTCGACTTTTAAAGTGGAGATTAGCTATGCAACAAAAATCCCAATCAAGGCAATAAGTGATGCTCTCCGTGGTAAACACTCTGAGGAATTCCTTAATGCTGTCCGGGTTTTGGACATAGTACTCAGGCAACATGCTGCATATCA
- the LOC110796401 gene encoding uncharacterized protein, which produces MKTTGSGPKDKGKGIMPTNRQGGSQIRNEQLGYIDLAIWMGGKFVFNKGETDYVGGKLYTRLTVWLHELTVFSLRELVMKGMSGTIGRIIENFSVWFRLHGMNLTKGRKIIHTHDDIGRLLETKDGSNRVILYIIEESKPAFIGPSVTYQTANFKPPRPLKQATQSNPSGPQRTLTQPITTKPAGPSTVTLKQVKMEPLQSKFSLVRRSPRLGFDPDVIYMGKGTGPSENPSTVKEPNKTQLKKPIASATVKASVPKPIPSNISSVDPHTPSTEPTEIPPHTTTTPTKPSKTPLPANPPLLSPDLKTSTPRRKSVAQKGKKVKGKAGKVGKKKGKGKKKDPGDCLFENDEFGDWSESDSDFSDLDVEFEPGEEDIKQLEEDELFCEPLSTVLRGNKRVDKVAAPEVEEQVDLAPEVEEQVDLEHEVDYDSEELRILCGSDDEVDPYPTFNPESDFKKKIVLSLGLKFPSVHAVRKAIRYHSIENHYDYYLLHNGRKRVSVYCRYRCSCPWDKKHAKLVKCVCDDPHKCRFKIHVKKLRMEETFQIKSLRLKHTCGVVHSSSKITSEWLAEKYLEEWRSEPYWRLVKFRERVYKETGLHIGYYKSWFARARAKLILYGDAADEYAAVYDYGYAILQYNPGSSAYVQCQIRDNPTPFFQRLYVCFEALKVGFKNGCRPLIGVDGCHLKGAHPGMILVAVSKDGNNNIFPVAWAVVEVENADSWTWFLDLLMKDIGHHDGEGLTLMSDRQKGLLDAISVVSSKAEVRFCARHIWANFKNKFSGTAYKDLFWAAARSTTKHWHDSYMAEIKELNEDAYNYLSDIPPVHWCRHAFGSNSRSNMLLNNLCETFNAVIREARDKPIITCLDWIRRYVMRRNAEKWEGIQKYEGRFMPFVEKVLAWVYEASLNCIVCPSRLDEWEVETAFDRHVVDLKELTCTCFRWELTGIPCPHAYACIVKKRWRPEDFVHECYSKAKYLATYSPHIKPMPGMKQWKKTDLPRPLPPLLRKMPGRPKSHKRKKEAGEDAEERFVKRGKKPNNCSNCKQPGHNKRKCNNPPGVIQPKEPGRDPSKNPWVVADRNKRAARVLRRYNAESVTQPQQQNSSAATMQQTFNAPPQSSQTGSYQPPPLSQTSSQQPGQTASQHPGPSSQTSTHQPQTSLPPKLRPKLQTTKKPVWHI; this is translated from the exons ATGAAAACGACAGGAAGTGGTCCAAAGGATAAGGGAAAGGGGATAATGCCAACGAACCGACAAGGTGGATCCCAAATCAG GAATGAGCAGTTGGGTTACATTGATCTTGCAATATGGATGGGGGGAAAGTTTGTTTTCAATAAGGGGGAAACTGATTATGTTGGTGGGAAGTTGTATACTAGATTGACAGTGTGGTTGCATGAGTTAACTGTTTTTAGTTTGAGGGAGCTTGTAATGAAAGGGATGAGTGGAACTATAGGGAGGATTATTGAGAATTTCAGTGTATGGTTTAGGCTACATGGGATGAATTTGACTAAGGGTAGGAAGATTATACACACTCATGATGATATAGGGAGGTTATTGGAGACAAAAGATGGGTCTAACAGGGTGATTTTGTACATTATTGAGGAATCCAAACCAGCTTTTATTGGCCCATCTGTTACCTACCAAACTGCCAACTTTAAACCACCAAGACCACTGAAACAAGCTACACAAAGCAATCCTTCTGGGCCACAAAGAACACTGACCCAGCCCATTACAACCAAACCTGCTGGCCCATCAACAGTGACCCTAAAACAAGTGAAAATGGAACCACTTCAGTCAAAGTTTTCCCTAGTTAGGAGAAGCCCAAGGCTTGGTTTTGATCCTGATGTGATTTACATGGGAAAGGGTACAGGGCCAAGTGAGAATCCATCCACTGTAAAAGAACCCAACAAAACCCAATTAAAAAAGCCAATTGCTTCAGCCACTGTCAAAGCAAGTGTTCCTAAACCTATTCCCTCAAATATATCTTCAGTTGATCCTCACACTCCAAGTACAGAACCAACAGAAATCCCTCCTCATACCACCACCACTCCCACAAAACCTTCAAAAACACCTCTGCCTGCAAACCCACCTCTTCTTAGTCCAGATTTGAAGACCTCTACCCCTAGGAGAAAGAGTGTAGCACAGAAGGGGAAAAAGGTCAAAGGAAAAGCAGGAAAAGTAGGGAAGAAAAAGgggaaaggaaagaaaaaggatCCTGGGGACTGTTTATTTGAAAATGATGAGTTTGGTGATTGGTCTGAAAGTGATTCAGACTTTTCAGATTTAGATGTGGAGTTTGAACCAGGGGAAGAGGACATAAAACAACTAGAGGAGGATGAGTTGTTCTGTGAGCCATTGTCTACTGTGTTGAGGGGAAATAAGAGGGTAGATAAGGTTGCAGCACCTGAGGTGGAAGAACAAGTGGATCTAGCACCTGAGGTGGAAGAACAAGTGGATCTAGAACATGAGGTGGATTATGATTCAGAGGAGCTTAGAATTCTTTGTGGTTCAGATGATGAAGTAGATCCATACCCTACCTTTAATCCAGAGTCAGACTTCAAGAAAAAGATTGTGCTCAGTTTGGGTTTAAAGTTCCCGAGTGTTCATGCTGTTAGGAAAGCGATAAGGTATCATTCGATCGAGAACCACTACGATTACTACCTTCTTCATAATGGAAGGAAGAGGGTGAGTGTGTATTGTAGGTATAGATGTAGTTGTCCATGGGATAAAAAGCATGCAAAGCTTGTAAAGTGTGTGTGTGATGATCCACATAAGTGTAGGTTTAAGATTCATGTGAAGAAACTAAGGATGGAAGAAACGTTTCAGATCAAGTCTTTAAGGTTAAAGCATACTTGTGGTGTGGTTCattcaagttctaaaatcaCATCGGAGTGGTTAGCTGAGAAGTATTTGGAGGAGTGGAGGTCAGAACCATATTGGAGGCTTGTTAAGTTTAGGGAAAGGGTTTACAAGGAAACGGGGCTACATATTGGATACTACAAGTCATGGTTTGCTAGGGCTAGAGCCAAATTGATTCTGTATGGGGATGCTGCAGATGAGTATGCTGCTGTGTATGACTATGGGTATGCAATTCTTCAATACAATCCTGGTTCTTCAGCCTATGTACAATGCCAGATTAGAGACAACCCCACTCCGTTCTTTCAAAGATTGTACGTCTGTTTTGAGGCTCTCAAAGTGGGTTTTAAGAATGGATGTAGGCCCCTGATTGGAGTAGATGGTTGTCACCTTAAAGGGGCTCATCCAGGAATGATCTTAGTGGCTGTGAGCAAAGATGGAAATAACAATATTTTTCCCGTAGCTTGGGCAGTGGTGGAAGTTGAGAATGCTGACAGTTGGACATGGTTTCTTGATTTGCTGATGAAGGACATAGGACACCATGACGGAGAAGGATTGACTCTTATGTCTGATAGGCAAAAG GGACTATTGGATGCTATATCTGTTGTGAGTTCAAAAGCCGAGGTCAGATTTTGTGCTAGACACATATGGGCTAACTTCAAGAATAAATTCAGTGGCACAGCCTATAAGGACCTGTTTTGGGCAGCAGCAAGATCAACAACTAAG CATTGGCATGATTCTTACATGGCTGAAATCAAAGAGCTAAACGAGGATGCATATAACTACTTGAGTGACATACCTCCTGTTCATTGGTGTAGACATGCATTTGGATCGAATTCTAGGTCTAACATGTTGCTCAACAACCTTTGTGAGACATTTAATGCTGTGATAAGGGAAGCTAGGGATAAACCAATAATAACCTGCCTAGATTGGATTAGGAGGTACGTAATGAGAAGGAATGCTGAGAAGTGGGAGGGTATTCAAAAGTATGAGGGGAGGTTTATGCCATTTGTTGAGAAGGTTTTAGCTTGGGTTTATGAAGCATCTTTGAATTGTATAGTCTGTCCTTCTAGATTAGATGAGTGGGAGGTGGAAACTGCTTTTGATAGGCATGTGGTAGATTTGAAGGAGTTGACATGCACATGCTTTAGGTGGGAGTTAACGGGAATACCATGTCCACATGCTTATGCATGTATTGTGAAGAAGAGGTGGAGGCCTGAAGATTTTGTTCATGAGTGTTACTCAAAGGCCAAATACTTAGCAACTTACTCGCCTCATATCAAGCCAATGCCCGGGATGAAGCAGTGGAAGAAAACAGATTTGCCTCGACCTTTGCCTCCACTGTTAAGGAAAATGCCAGGAAGGCCTAAGTCACataagagaaagaaagaagcaGGTGAGGATGCTGAGGAGAGGTTTGTGAAGCGAGGGAAAAAGCCGAATAACTGCTCAAACTGTAAACAACCAGGCCACAACAAGAGAAAGTGCAATAATCCACCTGGTGTTATTCAGCCCAAGGAACCAGGGAGGGATCCCTCCAAGAACCCATGGGTTGTTGCTGACAGAAACAAGAGGGCTGCAAGAGTTTTAAGG AGGTATAATGCTGAATCAGTCACTCAACCACAGCAACAAAACTCAAGTGCAGCTACCATGCAACAGACATTTAATGCTCCACCTCAATCCAGTCAGACAGGGAGTTATCAACCTCCTCCACTCAGTCAGACCTCAAGTCAGCAACCAGGTCAGACAGCAAGTCAGCATCCAGGTCCATCCAGCCAAACATCAACTCATCAGCCTCAAACATCACTCCCTCCAAAACTCAGACCCAAATTGCAGACAACAAAGAAACCAGTGTGGCATATTTAA